CAAAATTTTTAATCCATACCGTGGGACCTGTTTGGAATGGCGGTGGAAAAGACGAAGCTGAAAAACTTTCCAATTGTTATATTAATTCCTTACAGCTTGCTGTCATGAGTGGCGCTAAATCCATTGCTTTTCCAAATATCAGTACCGGAGTTTATGGTTATCCAAAATTTGAAGCCGCCCAGGTTGCTGTCAAAACGGTTTCGAGATTTTTAACAAAAAACGATAAAATCGAAAAGGTAATTTTTGTTTGTTTTGATGAAGAAAACTTTTTGTTTTTGGAAAGGGAACTGGGTTTGGTGAAGAGCTAGTTTTTCAATGATAGAATGATAGAATGATAGAATGATAGAATGATAGAATGATAGAATTGGTACAATTTTACTGATTATTGAAATTTAATAAATATAAATAATCTGGGACGTGCTTTTTTTTAAACTAATATTAAAACCGAGAACTCAGATTGTAATTTATTGTTAATTAATATATGGGCTAACCCATTCTGATTCAGGGTTGGTTCTTTTAACTAATTTGACAATAAGTTGAATACACCAGTCAAACACGACGCATACTCCGCACTTCGCTATCCCGAATTTCGCTTTTTTCTTGCCAATAGCTTTTTATACAGATGCGCGCTCCTGATCCAGGAGGTGATTATTGGTTATGAACTTTATCGGTTAACACACGATCCTCTGGCATTGGGAATGATCGGTCTGGCCGAAGTTGTTCCTTTTATTGCAGTTTCACTTTTCGGCGGCCACGTCGCTGACCGGAACGACAGACGGATTATTCTTCGGGTAAGTTTATCTGTCATCATTGCCGGATCTGCAATTTTATATTTCCTGTTTCAACCTCAATGGATTGCCGCTTTATCGACAAATCAGCATTTGTGGTCGGTGTATTCGGTTTTCTTCCTGATCGGGCTGGCAAAAGGATTTTATTCCCCGGCTTCTTCTTCATTGAAACCATTTCTGGTTCCTCGGGAAATTTATTCCAATTCTTCGACCTGGAGCAGTACATTTTCACAAGCCGGCGCGGTTATCGGCCCCGGGATTGCAGGTTTTCTATATGTGTATATGGGGTTGACACATACTTTGCTCGCTATCATGATCACCATGGTAGTTTGTCTGGTTTTGATCACTTTGATTAAGACAAATCCGGTTAATAATAAACTATCGACCATCACAATCTGGCAAAGTCTGAGAGATGGTTTACGATTTGTATTCAGTACTAAAATTATTCTATACGCGCTTTCACTGGATATGTTTTCTGTATTATTTGGTGGTGTGATCGCTATTTTACCCGTTTTTGCAGAAGATATTTTACACGTTGGCCCCGAAGGTCTCGGATTGTTGCGGGCTGCGCCATCCGTTGGCGCCTTGATCACAATGTTTGCGATGGCACATTTTCCACCAACACATCAGGCGTGGAGAAATATGTTGATTTCCGTTGCTGGTTTTGGTGTGTTTACAATCATATTTTCTCTTTCAACTAATTTCTGGTTGTCCTGCGCGGCGTTATTTGCAACTGGAATTTGTGATAGTATCAGTGTGGTAATCCGTCAAACAATCATGCAGATTTTCCCTCCTGATGAAATGCGGGGACGTGTCGCCTCGGTAAGCGGGATTTTTGTAAGTTCTTCCAACGAACTTGGGGCATTTGAATCCGGATTAGCCACAAGGTTGGCTGGACCAATTCCAACCGTTTTGGTTGGTGGCGCCATTACACTTTTAGTAGTTACTTATGTTTACAGCAAGTCGAAAGATTTGTTTGCGATGAGGCTGACCTGATATAAAAACACATAAAAAAAGCGGAGAATAATTTCTAATGAATAGAAATTATTCTCCGCTTTTTTGTTAGAATTTACGCTGCGATTTTAAAGAATTTGGAGAAAAACAAAACCTGATAACTTATTGCATTTGACCAGTATTCCCAGTTATGCGCACCTTTTCGGGTAATGAAATCGTGTGGAATATTATTGTCCAGAAGTTTCTGATGCAGTTTTACATTGACAGGAAAAAAGAAATCTTCCGTTCCGCAATCAATGATCAATGGCAGTGTTTTGGATGTTAAAAGATGTGTCAGGTTAATGACACTATTGTTATCCCATCTTTCCGGAAATTCTGCATAAGAGCCAAGTCTTTTAGATAAATCCCAGTTTAAAGGAAAGGGTCGCAAATCTACTCCGCCGCTCATACTTCCTGCTGCGCCAAAAACATCCTGATGTTTGAGTGCCAGAAATAATGCACCGTGCCCGCCCATACTTAAACCGGTAATCGCTCTTCCGGATTTGTTATTGATCGTTTTGTAATGTGAATCAATCCAGGAAACAAGCTCGGAACTTACATAAGTTTCGTATTTCCAGGTAGGATCAACCGGACTGTCGAAATACCAGCTTGAAAAATTACCATCGGGACAAACAATGATCAGTTTATATTGATCCGCATACCCGGCAACTTCTTTTACCTTACTTATCCAATCCGCCTGATTCCCGCTGTAACCGTGCAAAAGATATAAAACTGGAAGTTTTTCAGATGATTTTATCGCATAAGGTGTAATAACGACCGCCTTGATATTCTTACGCATGGAAGAACTGTATGTAGAAACGGTGTCAACTTTGGATGCTTTAAGAACACTGTTTGAAAAGATAAAAAGCAGGGAAATCAGTAAATATTTCATTTTCAATTTTAATGTAATTTTATTTAAAAGATACAAATCGCCGGCGGTTACTGTGTTTTTCTCGGAGAGAATCAAATTTGGAATACGTGCTTATTTTTGAAAGTAATAAAAATAGATTTTATATTATTTATCCTATATTTAGTGCCTCATCCTCTCAATTTTAAAAATGGAAGAAAAAGATCTAGGCCAAATTACCTTTCACGGAGAAGGCAGCAAACTGTTTGGGATTTACATTGTCAATCTGCTTTTAACAATTTTCACCCTTGGTTTATACTATCCATGGGCAAAGGCCGCACTTCTTCAATATGTCTATCAGGAAACAGAATTTGAAGGAAGCCGTTTCACATTTCACGGAACCGGCAAAGAAATGTTTATCGGTTTTATCAAAGCGATCGGGATTTTTATTGTGATCTATGCATTTTTGATACTCTGCATTTTGTCGAAACAGCCGTTAATCATGAGTGTTGGTTTTCTGGTTACTTATGCTGCTTTCATTTTACTTATTCCAATTGCAATTCACGGTTCTACAAAATACAGAGCGTCCCGTTCTTCATGGCGCGGAATTCATTTTGGTTACCGCGGCGACCGGAAGGAATTTTTGCAGGAATTTATCATCGGAGCTCTTATTACCATTTCTACCTTTGGAATTTACTATTTCTGGTTTGTTGTAAAAATCAGAAAATACATTTTTAGACACCTGCGTTTTGGTAGTGTTTCATTTTCCTATAACGGCGGAGGTACGGATTATTTCAGATTGAATCTGAAAGGTTATTTTCTGACTTTCATTACATTAGGTATTTATTTTTTCTGGTATGTAAAAGATTTATTCCGCTTCTTCGTCGATAATATTCAAATGGAGCAAAACGGAGAGATCGTACAATTCCGCTCAACAACAACCGCTGGCGGATATTTTAAATTGATCTTTGGAAATTTCTTCATTGTCATATTAACCCTTGGACTTGGAACTCCCTGGGCAACTGTACGCACCATTAACTTTATTTTCTCGAACATTCTGATCGAAGGAAAACTGGATGTCAATGCCATCGAACAAACTGAAATGGATTATCGCGATGCAACCGGTGAAGATATTTCAGATATGATTGATATTGGTTTGGTATAAGGAAAAGCACTTTTATGTACCATTTCAATATTTTGTACTTTGACGGAAAGTTGTCCGTAACGCATCAGGCAATTTTGCATTTAAAACCAGATCACTGGATTATTCAGTTTACAGACCAGGATTCAATCGAACAAATTGTTCGTTGGGAAATCGATGGAATTGAGAGAGATCTTGGTTTCAATTCACTTTACATTTTCAGGTATGGTGATTTTCCTAAACAGACTATTGAATGTAAGGACGAAAACTTGCTGGTTGCGCTGAAAGAATTATATCCGGGGAAACCGTTTTTCAGTAAACAGATCAATTTTTTATTAAGTCAAAACACCACGATAATTACCGGACTTGCCTGTGCGCTGGTTGGTTTTATTGCACTTGCTTATTTTTATATTCTTCCCTGGTTCGCCGAAACTGTTGCTGAAAACATTCCTGTAAGCATTGAGACCCAAATGGGGGAAACAATGTACGACAACATTATTACGCAGTATCACAAGAATGATAGCCTGACACGCAGTGTTAATGATTTTGTCAAGGAAATTAATTTTAAAACGGATTATCCGGTTGAAGTCACTGTCGTGAAAGAAGACCAGATGAATGCCTTTGCCTTGCCCGGCGGTCATATTGTTGTTTTTGATAAATTATTATCAAAAATGAAAACAAAGGAAGAATTGGCGGCGCTTCTGGCGCATGAGGTAGCGCACGTTCATTACCGGCATTCCTTGAAAAGTATTTTCCGCAGTTTGTCTGGTTATTTATTGATATCCCTGATATTCAATGATGTAAACGGCATTGCAGCAGTTCTGGCTGATAATTCAAATATGCTGCTGAATCTGAGTTATTCCCGTAAGCTTGAACAGGATGCAGATGAAAAAGCAGTGGAAATTTTACAGGTTAATAATTTAAGTTTAAAAGGTTTTGCTGACCTGTTCACTTTGTTAAAATCTGAATCAAATGACTCCAAAACATTAAATCTCCTGAGTACACATCCGCTTACCGACAATAGAATCAAGTATGCAAAAGATGCTGCCTTCCACCAACGAGTAGTCAGAAATAACGATAAGCTTGAAGAGAAATGGCGCGAAATTGCAGATCAGTTTAAATGAAAACACGCTGTATGGCACCATTTTTGTTATATTTAATTGAAATATAACGGTTTGAAATAAATTGAAAGTCATATGAAAGCGCTTACGAAAGAAGGTCAGAAGAAAATTGAAGATATAGCATCAAGATATGAATTAAGTCAGGACAGTGTTTTATCGATGCTGAAAGCTGTGATTAGTGGTAATGCCACGATGGCGCAGTTTAACATTCCGGAACTTGGCGGTAGCGGGCAATGGATGAAAGGTGGAATGACGATGGTTGGCGATATGTTTAACCGGACTCTGAAAATCACCGTTGATCAGCTTTGTACGGAACTTGCGCAACTCGTTTCAACAGAAATTCTTTTTGAAGAACCAGAGGAACAAACTGTTGAAAGTAGAAATGGAGTATCAGATAAACCATGGCCAGCCGTTTTTGGTAATCCAACGGCAAGCGGATCTCAAAACAATTTCCGCTATGCATATTTTGGTCCGGTGCATCGTTTGGTCATCGAACAAAATGGTAACCGTTCAATTTATGATACAAAACATCACCAGATTTCCGGAGTTTCACAACAGCAAGGATCGGGACAATCTTATCTATTAACAAGCCAGGATGGTCCGATTGATATTTCAACATTGCCATTAATTTCAGAACCAGGAAATCTCACACAGGAAACGCCAGGATTGGCTTATGACGTTGTAAAATCTGAGGGATGGAATGAGAAGGAAAATACTTCGAAACCAACACTGGCACCAATTTCTGAGGATTCCATTTTTGCAACAATTGAAAAATTGTCTGGTTTATTTGAAAAAGGGCATATCACGGAAGAAGAGTATAAGACTAAAAAGGCTGAGTTGCTAGCCAGGATATAATTGTTAATTCTTAATGGTAAATTGTTAAGGTTAACTTGATTGAAACTCTTAGTTTATTGAGTTTTAGTTTTGATTTTATACAAAAAGGCCGGATTGAGAATTTCTCAATCCGGCCTTTTTTATCTTTTGCAATTATTACAAGCTATTTACTGCCTGATGTGCATCACGATATTTTTTGATCAAATCATGTGAAGTTTTCAGTGAAGCTTTTTGATCAGTGATCAATTGTCTTACATCAGCTGGAATTTCAGCATCTGATGCCAATGCATCTTCGTAAGCTTCTTGTGCTGCATCTTCACCACCTTCACAGCTTTCAAGCGCTGCTTGTCTGCTATGGCCTGTAAAAGTTGCTTTTACATCCATCCATACACGGTAGATTTTTCCTGAATTTGTAGTACCTGTTGCCACTTCACCGCCAAGTGCAGAAACTTGTGATGTTAGCTCCGATACATATCCTCTGCTTTCATTTGCCATTTTTTGGAACAAACCTTGCAGATCCACATCGATATCATCTGTCTCCTTGATTGCTTTTTCATAACCTTCAATACGGTCATTATTAATTTGAATCAAGTCGTTTAACACTTCTATAAGATTTTCGTTCGTAGTTGACATAACAGTGTAATTTTAAATGAATAATGATGGAACATTTAAAAACTTTATGCCATCCTTACATATGTACCAGAAGACGTTTTTATATGTTAAAACCGGGGTGATGTGTTGCTGTTTTTTCCCGCGGGGTGAGTAATTAAGGTACTTTTACGTATGGTGCTTATTGCAAATTTTTATTTTAACTAATTGATAGTAAGTTAATTGAATTCTTTAAAATGCAAATCCAATTTTGAGTCCGCCCCATTTGTGGGTTCTTCCGGTTTCAAATTCCTTGCTTAGATACGTCCTGTAATACTCAACATACAGATTTCTCAAACTCAATATTACACCATAAGAATTCTGAAAAGTAAAGCGGTTAATTTGTCCGGCACTAATGGTATATGGACTGCTTCGATTGATAATTCCGCCCTGCATGGTAGCATCATATCCAACCAGACTGACCAAAGGCTGTGTGTAAAAATAAAGCTGATAATTGGTTTTAATTCTTTTTTCTCTGGTTTGAAACGGAGAATCAAACCGTCCGACTGTCAATGTTGCTCCACCCTGAATTTTGTCAGAAAGTGTTCCAATACGAATAGCGGAATTTGTGTTTAACGAAACAATATTGGGAATGTTGAAGATTTCTTTTTCGTAGTTCAATTCATAATTAATCACCACTTCGTTTC
The nucleotide sequence above comes from Dyadobacter subterraneus. Encoded proteins:
- a CDS encoding M48 family metallopeptidase encodes the protein MYHFNILYFDGKLSVTHQAILHLKPDHWIIQFTDQDSIEQIVRWEIDGIERDLGFNSLYIFRYGDFPKQTIECKDENLLVALKELYPGKPFFSKQINFLLSQNTTIITGLACALVGFIALAYFYILPWFAETVAENIPVSIETQMGETMYDNIITQYHKNDSLTRSVNDFVKEINFKTDYPVEVTVVKEDQMNAFALPGGHIVVFDKLLSKMKTKEELAALLAHEVAHVHYRHSLKSIFRSLSGYLLISLIFNDVNGIAAVLADNSNMLLNLSYSRKLEQDADEKAVEILQVNNLSLKGFADLFTLLKSESNDSKTLNLLSTHPLTDNRIKYAKDAAFHQRVVRNNDKLEEKWREIADQFK
- a CDS encoding SHOCT domain-containing protein, which codes for MKALTKEGQKKIEDIASRYELSQDSVLSMLKAVISGNATMAQFNIPELGGSGQWMKGGMTMVGDMFNRTLKITVDQLCTELAQLVSTEILFEEPEEQTVESRNGVSDKPWPAVFGNPTASGSQNNFRYAYFGPVHRLVIEQNGNRSIYDTKHHQISGVSQQQGSGQSYLLTSQDGPIDISTLPLISEPGNLTQETPGLAYDVVKSEGWNEKENTSKPTLAPISEDSIFATIEKLSGLFEKGHITEEEYKTKKAELLARI
- a CDS encoding YjgN family protein, which gives rise to MEEKDLGQITFHGEGSKLFGIYIVNLLLTIFTLGLYYPWAKAALLQYVYQETEFEGSRFTFHGTGKEMFIGFIKAIGIFIVIYAFLILCILSKQPLIMSVGFLVTYAAFILLIPIAIHGSTKYRASRSSWRGIHFGYRGDRKEFLQEFIIGALITISTFGIYYFWFVVKIRKYIFRHLRFGSVSFSYNGGGTDYFRLNLKGYFLTFITLGIYFFWYVKDLFRFFVDNIQMEQNGEIVQFRSTTTAGGYFKLIFGNFFIVILTLGLGTPWATVRTINFIFSNILIEGKLDVNAIEQTEMDYRDATGEDISDMIDIGLV
- a CDS encoding O-acetyl-ADP-ribose deacetylase; amino-acid sequence: MINATSKIELIKGDITKLSVDAIVNAANSSLLGGGGVDGAIHRAGGPEILAECKKIVARQGGCKTGEAVITTAGKLPSKFLIHTVGPVWNGGGKDEAEKLSNCYINSLQLAVMSGAKSIAFPNISTGVYGYPKFEAAQVAVKTVSRFLTKNDKIEKVIFVCFDEENFLFLERELGLVKS
- a CDS encoding ferritin-like domain-containing protein: MSTTNENLIEVLNDLIQINNDRIEGYEKAIKETDDIDVDLQGLFQKMANESRGYVSELTSQVSALGGEVATGTTNSGKIYRVWMDVKATFTGHSRQAALESCEGGEDAAQEAYEDALASDAEIPADVRQLITDQKASLKTSHDLIKKYRDAHQAVNSL
- a CDS encoding alpha/beta hydrolase, giving the protein MKYLLISLLFIFSNSVLKASKVDTVSTYSSSMRKNIKAVVITPYAIKSSEKLPVLYLLHGYSGNQADWISKVKEVAGYADQYKLIIVCPDGNFSSWYFDSPVDPTWKYETYVSSELVSWIDSHYKTINNKSGRAITGLSMGGHGALFLALKHQDVFGAAGSMSGGVDLRPFPLNWDLSKRLGSYAEFPERWDNNSVINLTHLLTSKTLPLIIDCGTEDFFFPVNVKLHQKLLDNNIPHDFITRKGAHNWEYWSNAISYQVLFFSKFFKIAA
- a CDS encoding MFS transporter — encoded protein: MNTPVKHDAYSALRYPEFRFFLANSFLYRCALLIQEVIIGYELYRLTHDPLALGMIGLAEVVPFIAVSLFGGHVADRNDRRIILRVSLSVIIAGSAILYFLFQPQWIAALSTNQHLWSVYSVFFLIGLAKGFYSPASSSLKPFLVPREIYSNSSTWSSTFSQAGAVIGPGIAGFLYVYMGLTHTLLAIMITMVVCLVLITLIKTNPVNNKLSTITIWQSLRDGLRFVFSTKIILYALSLDMFSVLFGGVIAILPVFAEDILHVGPEGLGLLRAAPSVGALITMFAMAHFPPTHQAWRNMLISVAGFGVFTIIFSLSTNFWLSCAALFATGICDSISVVIRQTIMQIFPPDEMRGRVASVSGIFVSSSNELGAFESGLATRLAGPIPTVLVGGAITLLVVTYVYSKSKDLFAMRLT